A stretch of DNA from Nerophis ophidion isolate RoL-2023_Sa linkage group LG18, RoL_Noph_v1.0, whole genome shotgun sequence:
ATCTTTAAAAGCACAGATAGTACTTATTTATGACCATTGTAATGGATGTAGTATTTCTTAAAATTAAACTACTTATATCTTTTGTATAATGAGTCCGTAGAGTATATAATAAAGTTATAATTTAGTCAACATTTATGTTGTGAGAGGTTGCAATTTGTAGACGGTCCCTGCTCCAGTGACAAATCATCTTTTGGCAACTTGTAGCTCTTTGAGTACATGCCAGTGGCTCGAAAGATGCAAAATAAGTTTTGATTTTCAGCTATTGATGCAATAACTTCGAATGTGCCAATCTCTTTCTTACTTTACCGGCCTCCATTAAAGCAAGTCCACTGTTTCATTACAGCAGTTAAGGCTCCCGCTGACATGGGTGACATCAGCCGGCCGTGCACCGTGTGGCTTGGTTCGGAAACGGGCATCCTGAAGGGGGTCAGCGTGTCTCAGAAGAAAGCCTTCAACTTCTCCAACAGCACCTTGAGCCGCGAGCAGGAGGTGCGTGCCCTGTGCTGGGCCGACCCCGCGGAGACCGAAGTCCTGGTGGCCTCTGTGGACGGCGCTGTCAAGACCTTCAGCGTGGAGAAGGGTGTCTTCACTGATGCTCGCCGCTGCGGGGACCCCGGCGAGGGCAGCTTTGTCGGGCTGGCCGTGCTTAGCGACACCTCGCTGGCAACGTGCACAGACAGTGGCGCGCTGCGAGTGTGGAAGGAGGAGAGCGGCGAGCCCGCCTTGAGCCTCAGCGTGGGTACCGACGTGTGCCGTATGAGGCAGAACCCGAGCCACCGGCACAAGGTGGCCACTGGCGGAAAGAACACTTGTCTGAAAATCTGGGACCTGGAGACGCCCGACAAGCCGGTATTCACCGCCAAGAACCTGCGGGACGACTGGTTGGCCCTACAGCAGCGGCACTGGGTCAAGGACATTGCCTTTATCCCCGGGTCCGACAAGGTGGTCACCTGCACAGGCTACCATCAGGTCAGCACTGTAAAACTGTAAAAAGACTGCCCAGTCAATTTTGATTGATAAGTAATATTGATCAATGGTGTTTTGTCCCTTCAGGTCCACGTGTACGATCCCTGCTCACCTCAGCGTCGCCCTGTCATGGAAGCCAAGTTCGGGGAGTATCCGCTGACCGTGCTGTCTCTTCCAGCCGCCGGGGGCTCGGTGGTGGTGGGCAACACTCACGGTCAGATTGCCGTGCTGGACCTGAGGAAAGGTTTGGTCCGGGGCTGCCTAAAGGGTCTGGCAGGGGGTGTGCGCGGGCTGCAGTGCCACGCCTCTCAGCCCTTGGTGGCGTCCTGCGGCCTGGACCGCTTCCTACGCATCCATAGCCTGGAGGACCGCAAGGTGCAACACAAGGTGTACCTCAAGTCACGCCTCAACTGCCTCCTCCTCGCCAGCCGCCCCCTGGAGGATGCCTTGGACAACGCCTCCCAGGAAgtaaaggaggaggaggaggaggaagatgagGTGTGGGCCACCATGGAGCAGGTAGAGGAGAAACCAAAGAGGAAGACGTCAGAGGAGGGAGCGCGACAGCCAGAGGAGAGTAACAAAAAGAGGAAGAAGAACTGAGAGGCGTTTGAGGTGCGTTCAGTGTGGGACTTTGCAGCGCCAAGCATATCGGACTGAAACACGCCAAAGACAATCGACTTTTGTAGAAGGGCCTTGAACACAAAAATAATGCATCAACTATTCAGGCTGTCGTTAAATGttaagtaaagaaaacaatgtaaAGATTTCTCAATTggttattaaataaaatgttataaTAAGTGCACATATTAATCGTGGCTTATCTGACTTTCTATTGCTAggcaaaaaaaaagactttttgtttgaaatgtttaatacatgttagCATTACACACTGTAACAGCCAAGGgtgaataaaatatataattcaaAACAATTCATAAGAGACATTAAAACtacacaaaattgtttttttagcaGCCTCCAACTTCATAAATATTTAGTCTGAGCAGCAGTGTGAGCTTCACTTGAAATCATTTGAAATAGCTAATCTTCACAAAAGGCCACTGGTTGATAGAAACATCACAAGCACTGAGGTGACACCCACGAGTTAAAAAAGTTCCTTTTGTTGGTCGAGTAAACGAGAAACGTTAGGTGCACGTTAACTTAGCACCGAGgcgaaacaacatattttttataaacatgaagaatattccttttttttttttttttccccaaatcaaTTACTGACACTGGTCCCAGACAAGCTTTCAGCTCACTGAGTGTAACCATACtagccaacattgagacctctgaatttgggagatggggggggggttttgtggtagcgggggtatattgtagcgtcccggaggagttagtgctgcaaggggttctggttattttttatgttgtgttacggtgcagatattctcccaaaatgtgtttgttattgtttggtgtgggttcacagtatggcgcatatttgtaacagttttaaaattgtttatacggccaccctcagtgtgacatgtatggctgttgatcaagtatgccttgcattcacttatgtgtgtctgtacaaggtgtatataatatgtgactgggccggaacGCTGTCtgaatggaggaaaagtggacgtgacgacaggttgtagaggacgctaaaggcagtgcctttaaggcacgcccccaatattattgtccgggtgaaaaattgggaggaattcgggagaatggttgccccgggagatttttgggaggggcactgaaattcgggagtctccagggaaaatcgggagggttggcaagtatgagtgtaaTGTCCAGGTGCGTGCTGGGTAATGACACACAGCTTACATAAGGGGGTGTCCAAAGCTCACTTCTCTTTTTCTTATTGCCTCAGCACATAGTACAAATCAAATTGAGATATTAGGTCTGAACACCCCTATTGTACAAATCATCTCCTCGCAGTTCTTGGACTGCCTGCCTCGTTAGCATTAGCGACAAGTGCTAACATGCTGAGGTTTCACTATTTCTGACTTTAGTGtgttgttagcatgcaaacaagtTAGCGGACAGGAATGTGATCATAAAACTCATTCCAGTCTTGACCTGATGATGGCGCCACAGGAAAACCTTAAAGGGGACCCATGATGAATGTTGTCTTTTCTGATTTATAAATGTTGGATAATCGTGTTTTAACAGTGCCAAATCATAAGGTTCACGCAGTTTGGCATGAGCTTGCGCGCAACTTTGAAGGCCTCTGTTGGCGGGGTTTTTGCAGTCTGGGTACGTTGTGATGTCTCAGCGAGGTGGATGTACTTATTTGAACATTAAGTTAAACTCTCAGCCTGAGGGAGAGGAgcttagatagataaatagatagtactttgattccttcaggagagttccctcaggaaaattaaacaaATCTCACCCCCTCTGCTTCAGGCTgtgaaaaaacacacaaataagAAATGACAAAGCAgggttttttcatccatccatctcttttctaccgcttatctcctttggggtcgcgggggatgctggagcctttctcagctgcattcaggcggaaggcggtgtacaccctggacaagtcgccacctcatcgcagggacaaaacagataagacaacattcacactcatattcacacacttgggaccatttaatgttgccaatcaacctatccccaggtgcatgtctttggaggtgggaggaagtcggagtacctggagggaacccacgcagtcagtgTTTTCCTATTGTTGCTCGCGCCCCCCACAGGGCCGCCAAATAAATAGCAGTTTCTCAACTGTGAGCCGTAtgggttgtaatacacttttccaccacttgttgcAGTAaggacaatctcaaacaaactgAAGTCTGGAGCGAAAGTTATAGAGAAGTTTAAGCGCAAAAATCATGACTaatgtggtgaagctgtattttcatttgcacttaaatttcaTTCTTATTAATAATTTAGTTAGAATTAATTTATATTAGCATTATGTaggtaaaatgtattttcattttttgcagtatatttgataagTAATCATTTTTGTAATCAGGCTGAGCTAACCCTAGATAATAATCTTTGCTTTCaacacatgcttttatatcatttgacaaggttgtattCAATAAGAATATCTAATCTATTTACTGTTTactaccttgtcaaatgatataaatGCACGTGTTcatcacaaatattattaattgaacaaataaacCTTGGGCTTAGATCAGCCTGAtttgaaaaataagtactaaccaaataatacatttacatacaatatgTTTTGTTCAAATCAATAAACTAAATTAATCACACATAtgtttaactaaactgtcaataaaattaaagcgcAAATTAGAATACAGCTTCACAAAttgagtcataatttttgtgcttaagaaatTTGCCTGAAATTATCGCCAGActtcttgtttgttttgtattgccataagtggtaaaaaagtgtattacaactaggGATGGACAGATTCACCGATACGCACCGGTGGTTCGAATCAAACACTTGCAATGCGACTGCACCATCCTGCATCGATAAACAACAGGGCAAGTTCGTGATGCATCGGCTATTGCCTCTCTGTATCGGTTAAATCAATGCATTTGATCGATATTAATATGTTCTAAATGTTCCTGCTTAGCCCAGTGTCATTTGTTGTAGAAACTTGTTTTATACAGTCTCCGTTGTTTATTTTTCACGTAAGATGCATGGAGGTCAGCGGTGAGATTTGACTGGCAGCCCTCACTCTGTCCTATTTTTCCGGGGCGGGCACATTAGGAAACTCAGTTCCCCGGAAGGAGCAGCACAGAACAGTGCACGCGACATGGATGACAGTGATGAGATAGTCGATATTCCCAAACACTCGCATAAATAAACGTATGGAAATACTTGGGGTTTTATAAGAAAGACTGTAAGAATGATGAGACACACGCAATATGTAAAGAATGCTGTGCTGCTATCAAATACGTGAGTAGCACGACAAACCTGGATACACACATGAAGAGACGTAGATTATTGTTGTTTGCAGAAACTTTCTGCCAATAGTattttatatttctattttttatcagaaacttgttttttgttatttatttcttATACAAACATATTACAGATATTTACACTCAGTACTTGGTCACCTAACATAAATTTATGTTAATACCAGTATAATAGACACTATTTTTATTTGCGTAACAGTCATGATTGTTTGCACTGAGCATGCATATTGCTCATACTGGAGTGGAGAGTGCCCTCTAAAATTGTAAGGTTATGTTTTGTCAAAACAAAATGGGTTAACATAATAAGCAGAGAGGAGTGCTCAACAATATAATGTAATTTAATGTTCAAATTAGTGAATTGTCATTTTTAAATAGGCTCCTTGGTTTGCTCCACAAAAAATAGCAACTTGAAATGCAACCTTCAAGTTCAAACAGAGAGTAAGGCAGAGTTGAACTTCTGAGGCAAGAGACTGGATGTAGACTTAAACATTTATGAATCAAATGGTACTGCATAATAAAACAACTAATCGAACTGAACCCCTTTGTAAGGTCGATGTTGTATCGTTATTAAATCATTTTGAATCGCATCGTATCGAGAGTAGGAGTAAATCGCATCGCATTGTACTGGCAAGAGGCTTCATTGTATTGTTACTGTATCGTATCGGTGATCATGTATCGAGATGCGTATCGAATCGGCTTCTGGGGTGAAGAAGTCCATCCCTAATTACAACGGAGTATCGCGGTGGCCTATACGAAAAACAGATGTTAAATTCGAGGGGGTGCTCGTGGCCCAACACTGGGcgctggccctatggttaagaaacactggtatatAGTATATGCCATCAACGTGCCGAGGATCATCTCTTTGCAAAGAAAGACGCTCCCATTACTTCAGCGTTATGGTGAGTTGTTTtttcatgcaatttttttttttgctgtttttatctgccacacgttGAAAGCCGGTCCGTGAAAGTAATGCATACCTGAAACCGGTCCGTGGTGGAAAATAGGTTGGGGATCACTGTTTTAGATGGACTCAAAAACGGCTTGTAAAAGTGACggagcaaaatttacaccaaagcatatccaatatgTATTTTCTAGActgcaaggaagtgttttaaaataaaaatcatgataGGTCCCCTTTAGATTCTGAAGGAGCACAGTTAGCATTGTTTCCAGTGACTGCATATTCTATTTAAGACAAACTGTAAGTTCCACGCTTCAGTCATGTTAAGACTCGGTGAGAAGTGGTACCGACCAGCTAGTGAGGAATCCAATCACGGAATGTGGTCATCTCCGCCGCGACTAAACCTGCGTCTGGCCAGTTTCTCAGGGTCATGTGACGCCATATCGCTGAAGTCTCTGAAAATGTCCTGAAAGGTCTGGTCGTCTCCTGGTGGACGGCAGGCGGAAGTGAGACGCGAACATGCGAGAAAAATAAATCAATGGTTACCGACCTGCTGCTCCAAACACTCCTTCGGAATCTCTCATCTCCTCGTTCATCCTTGCCATGCGCAGCCTGAGGGAGAAAACACAAATGTGATTGGTAAAAATCAGTTGTTGTACATTCACATAGAAGACAAAAGGTAACCAAAAACATGTTTGTGTTCATTGACTCTCACAACGTGACGATGTCTGCGTGTGCCGTTTCCACGGCGATGGCCAGCGGGTCCTGTCCGTGCTCGTCCACAGCGTACTGATTGGCCCCTCTCTTCAACAGGAGACACACCTGCCTGCAGCAGCCAATAGGAACGTCGCCTTCAGCTCAAacctgtgtgtgtgcaagtgtagcTACCCCGTGTGTCCGGCGGTGGCAGCGGCGTGCAGCGCACCGCGTCCTCTCAGGTCTCTGTGGTTGATGTTGGCTCCGTTCTGCAGCAGAAACTCACAGGCCAGCAGCGACCCCTGCAGGCAGCACAGTGGATAGTGAGTCTGCCGCCACCTGCTGGTTGTTCTTATGTTCTTCTGCCCGTTTGGTAAGGATGATGACCAATTATACCCCAACGGCCGCTCCTGTCAGGGCCGCGCGTCCCTCCTCAGCGACACACCCGTTGACCTCTGCCCCCTGTGCCAAAGCCGTTGCCATGGCGACCAGGTCCCCAGCCACGGCAGCCCGATAGAGACGCAGCCCGGCCTCGTCTATGTCACGCTCTGCAACACAGAAGACTATCAgggcgccatgttggcatcagaGGGCGTTTATGGCGTTCTGTTGGACTCACGTGTGCGCTCTGGGCCGCTCTCTCGCTGCACAAACGTCTTTTCCACGTACTTGTCTTGAATCCACGCCTCTTTCTCAGCGCTAATAAACATGATCAACCATTGACTTTATATGAACACCCTTTGTTATTTGCGTGTTTTTACCGAGAGCTGTCCTTGGTGGGCTTTACTCTTCCTCTCTCTGAGCACCGCGCCTCGTAGATCTCGTTGACCACGTCGTTTCCGAAAATACACAGCAGCTACGAACACGAAACACAgcttatattttggtatttcctgtCAGCCGGCAAATAATTACTTTTACCTTCAATTGCTCCGCCTCCCACGAGTCCAGCGTGAGGGAGCGCACCTTGGACAGATGGACGCCCAGACTCCTGCACACGCCATGACATCACTCATCATGTGTCCACTGtagcaaaaatgtgtgtgtggtgtgtgtgtgtctatgtatgtatgcatacatatacatattgtataaacacacacgcacatatatccatatatatttatatgtattaggGATGTTGGAAAGCAATCTatccgaatttgaatcgcgattctcacgttttgcgattcagaatcgattctcatttttttttaatcgatttttttttatcaatccaacaaaacaatacacagcaataccataacaatgcaatccaactccaaaaccaaacctgacccagcaacactcagaactgcaataaacagagcaattgagagaagacacaaacacgacagagaacaaaccaaaagtagtgaaacaaaaatgaatattatcaacaacagtatcaatattagttataatttcagcatagcagtgattaaaaatccctcattgacat
This window harbors:
- the LOC133537454 gene encoding WD repeat-containing protein 74-like isoform X1, which translates into the protein MTSLTRDATTKRRRVFGFPKNHTKNHIHLNAAVKAPADMGDISRPCTVWLGSETGILKGVSVSQKKAFNFSNSTLSREQEVRALCWADPAETEVLVASVDGAVKTFSVEKGVFTDARRCGDPGEGSFVGLAVLSDTSLATCTDSGALRVWKEESGEPALSLSVGTDVCRMRQNPSHRHKVATGGKNTCLKIWDLETPDKPVFTAKNLRDDWLALQQRHWVKDIAFIPGSDKVVTCTGYHQVHVYDPCSPQRRPVMEAKFGEYPLTVLSLPAAGGSVVVGNTHGQIAVLDLRKGLVRGCLKGLAGGVRGLQCHASQPLVASCGLDRFLRIHSLEDRKVQHKVYLKSRLNCLLLASRPLEDALDNASQEVKEEEEEEDEVWATMEQVEEKPKRKTSEEGARQPEESNKKRKKN
- the LOC133537454 gene encoding WD repeat-containing protein 74-like isoform X2; amino-acid sequence: MGDISRPCTVWLGSETGILKGVSVSQKKAFNFSNSTLSREQEVRALCWADPAETEVLVASVDGAVKTFSVEKGVFTDARRCGDPGEGSFVGLAVLSDTSLATCTDSGALRVWKEESGEPALSLSVGTDVCRMRQNPSHRHKVATGGKNTCLKIWDLETPDKPVFTAKNLRDDWLALQQRHWVKDIAFIPGSDKVVTCTGYHQVHVYDPCSPQRRPVMEAKFGEYPLTVLSLPAAGGSVVVGNTHGQIAVLDLRKGLVRGCLKGLAGGVRGLQCHASQPLVASCGLDRFLRIHSLEDRKVQHKVYLKSRLNCLLLASRPLEDALDNASQEVKEEEEEEDEVWATMEQVEEKPKRKTSEEGARQPEESNKKRKKN